A window from Setaria italica strain Yugu1 chromosome VIII, Setaria_italica_v2.0, whole genome shotgun sequence encodes these proteins:
- the LOC101786143 gene encoding probable O-methyltransferase 2, protein MAAGSQTIIAPTDAELLQAQADLWRHSLYYLTSMALKCAVELHIPTAIHNLGGATSLPNLVTAISLPQTKLPFLRRLMRLLVTSGIFASERDAEVETYRLNPLSWLLVEGVEAEDHTYQKYFVLATVSRHYVEAGLSLADWFKKDLPASLPSPFEELHGVPLVHETTKLLDEELDRIVNEGVAAHDNLTIGTIIRECNDLFKGVQSLTDCCGGDGTTVRAIVKAFPDIKCTVLDLPKVIETAPAHDSVIYVAGDMFHTIPPAQAVMLKLVLHFWTDEDCVKILEQCRKAIPSREEGGKVIIIEIVLGPSMGPIMYEAQLLMDMLMMVNTRGRQRDENDWRDIFIKAGFSDYKIVKKIGARGIIEVYP, encoded by the exons atggctGCTGGTTCTCAGACTATCATAGCTCCCACAGATGCTGAGCTCCTGCAGGCGCAAGCCGACCTATGGCGCCACAGCCTCTACTACCTCACATCCATGGCGCTCAAGTGCGCTGTCGAGCTTCACATCCCAACTGCTATCCATAACCTTGGTGGGGCTACCTCGCTGCCAAACCTGGTAACCGCAATATCGCTTCCTCAGACTAAGCTTCCATTCCTCCGCCGGTTGATGCGGCTGCTTGTCACATCAGGCATCTTTGCATCTGAAAGAGATGCAGAGGTGGAGACCTACCGCCTCAACCCACTCTCCTGGCTCCTGGTAGAAGGTGTGGAAGCAGAAGACCACACCTACCAGAAATACTTTGTGCTCGCCACGGTCTCACGGCATTATGTTGAGGCTGGATTGTCTCTCGCTGACTGGTTCAAGAAGGATTTGCCTGCCTCACTACCATCGCCGTTCGAAGAATTACATGGTGTGCCACTCGTCCACGAGACTACAAAGCTCCTTGACGAAGAGCTTGACAGAATTGTCAATGAAGGTGTGGCTGCACATGACAATTTGACAATTGGAACCATTATTCGAGAGTGCAACGATCTCTTCAAGGGTGTTCAATCACTGACTGATTGctgtggtggtgatggcacgACTGTGAGGGCAATCGTCAAGGCATTCCCTGACATCAAGTGCACAGTGCTGGACCTTCCAAAGGTTATCGAGACTGCACCAGCTCATGATTCAGTAATCTATGTAGCGGGCGACATGTTCCACACCATCCCACCTGCTCAAGCTGTGATGCTCAAG CTTGTACTGCACTTCTGGACCGATGAGGATTGTGTTAAGATCCTGGAGCAGTGCAGGAAGGCAATTCCTTCCAGAGAAGAGGGGGGGAAGGTGATTATCATAGAAATAGTCCTTGGCCCTTCTATGGGGCCAATAATGTACGAAGCCCAACTCCTTATGGACATGCTCATGATGGTGAATACCAGAGGCAGGCAGCGGGATGAAAATGACTGGCGCGACATCTTTATTAAAGCAGGTTTCTCCGACTATAAGATTGTCAAGAAAATAGGAGCTCGTGGCATCATCGAAGTTTACCCGTAA